A stretch of the Capsicum annuum cultivar UCD-10X-F1 chromosome 10, UCD10Xv1.1, whole genome shotgun sequence genome encodes the following:
- the LOC107843709 gene encoding GDSL esterase/lipase CPRD49 has translation MEEKRMVGPSRPLIVLFGSSIVQLSYFLNGWGATLTTCYARKADIFLRGYIGWNSRMALEIYKKIFPKEHCRDKHKEIQPSLVILYFGGNDSQDPDFPNSSHVPLHEYVENMRKLAHHIKGLSKKTRLIMLSAPAVNEEQILKTYGDNRGRSNEVGRKYAEAGVKLGQELGVPVINFFEALYGKPGVFWDGMHLTAEGSKILFDKIKDVIKKADWEPTLDWDKMPTEYADIGTDMHLEMMIKETEDETIEITDSESQELKPQ, from the exons ATGGAAGAAAAAAGAATGGTTGGACCAAGTCGTCCATTGATCGTCCTATTTGGTTCTTCCATAGTGCAACTAAGCTACTTCCTTAATGGTTGGGGTGCAACCCTCACAACCTGTTACGCTCGTAAG GCAGACATATTCTTACGTGGATATATTGGTTGGAACTCAAGGATGGCTCTTGAAATTTACAAGAAAATTTTTCCAAAGGAACATTGTCGGGACAAACATAAGGAAATTCAACCTTCTCTTGTCATACTTTATTTTGGTGGAAACGATTCACAAGATCCCGATTTTCCTAATAGTAGTCATGTTCCTCTTCATGAATATGTTGAAAACATGAGGAAGCTTGCACATCATATCAAG GGCCTTTCAAAGAAGACTCGTCTAATTATGCTAAGTGCTCCTGCAGTTAATGAGGAACAAATTCTTAAAACCTATGG GGACAACCGAGGTAGATCAAATGAGGTCGGTCGAAAATACGCAGAAGCAGGTGTTAAATTAGGCCAAGAATTAGGTGTTCCAGTTATCAATTTCTTTGAAGCCCTTTACGGAAAACCTGGTGTCTTTTG GGATGGAATGCATTTAACGGCAGAAGGAAGTAAGATtttgtttgataaaatcaaaGATGTAATAAAAAAGGCTGATTGGGAGCCAACCCTAGATTGGGACAAAATGCCAACTGAGTATGCTGATATTGGTACTGATATGCACCTTGAGATGATGATCAAGGAAACTGAAGATgaaactattgagattactgatagTGAATCCCAAGAACTTAAACCCCAATAG